In Ornithinibacter aureus, the genomic stretch CGGTTCCCTACGGTGTACACCTCGTGGACGTGTCCGCCGTCAGGGGGGACTGCTGCACGGATAGGTGACAACGACTCTGTGGTGCCGTGGGGTGCCACGGGAGAGGATGTGCACCATGCCCAAGCCGTACCCCAAGGAGTTCCGACAGAACGTGATCGAGGTGGCTCGCGCTCGTGAGGCAGGGACGACGTTGAAGGAGATCGCGACCGATTTCGGGATCTCGGAATCCTGCCTGACTAACTGGCTCGCCATCGCTGACCGGCAGGACGGGAACAAACCCGCCACGGCCGTGAGCGACTCTGGTGAGTTGCGCGAGGCCAAGCGTCGGATCCGGTTGCTCGAGCAAGAGAACGAGGTGCTACGCCGCGCAGCGGCGTACCTCTCGCAGGCGAACCTGCCGGGAAAATGATGTACCCGCTCGTCCGTGAGCTGGCCGCCCAGGAGACCCCGATCAGGGTTCCTGTGACGGTGACGTGCCGGGTGCTGAACCTTGCCAGAGCGCCGTACTACCGGTGGCTGGCCAACCCGGTGACCGACGCCGACTGGGTCGCGGCGCACCGCGCGAACGCGTTGTTCGACGCGCACCGTGACGACCCGGAGTTCGGGTACCGGCTGCTCGCGGACGAGGCCCGCGACGCCGGGCAGGACATGTGCGACCGCACCGCGTGGGCGATCTGCTCGGGCAACGCGTGGTGGAGCGTGTTCGGGAAGAAGCGCTCGAAGAAGGGCCGGCCCGGCCCGCCGGCGCACGATGACCGCGTCCAGCGTGACTTCACCGCGACCGGCCCGAACCAGCTGTGGCTGACCGACATC encodes the following:
- a CDS encoding IS3 family transposase (programmed frameshift), producing the protein MPKPYPKEFRQNVIEVARAREAGTTLKEIATDFGISESCLTNWLAIADRQDGNKPATAVSDSGELREAKRRIRLLEQENEVLRRAAAYLSQANLPKMMYPLVRELAAQETPIRVPVTVTCRVLNLARAPYYRWLANPVTDADWVAAHRANALFDAHRDDPEFGYRLLADEARDAGQDMCDRTAWAICSGNAWWSVFGKKRSKKGRPGPPAHDDRVQRDFTATGPNQLWLTDITEHRTREGKVYMCAVKDVWSNRLVGYSISSRMKARLAVQALEHAVDTRARAGVDVAGCIVHSDRGSQFRSRKYLRALSRHDLLGSMGQVGSSADNAAMESWFALLQKNVLDRHTWDTRDQLKLAIVTWTERTYHRRRRQARLGKLTPIEYETIMTTPATQAA